A window from Synechococcus sp. RSCCF101 encodes these proteins:
- a CDS encoding GspE/PulE family protein, whose product MTLAPARPVPDAIAPEQQRLEVELLLQRRVLQPDELMGWPEAASTEPTLPLQRWRELGGLPVFREGTLLHLAIPTGWGEDEQSALMGAVQELGLEARLHLALSDDIEEAWALAEAQGDAATPTEKHETEAEAPVDLLSEEVLKGFEIQGALEEDSETGDAPDLEVSLRDTNSSPVITLVDRILMQALSMGASDIHVEPQRKGLQIRFRQDGVLQLQKNPLPPRLIPAVTSRFKIMADLDIAERRVPQDGRIRRVFKGRPIDFRVNTLPSRFGEKVVLRLLDSSATQLGLDRLVTDQRALGLVRDMGSKPFGIILVTGPTGSGKSTTLYSLLAERNDPGINISTVEDPIEYTLPGITQTQVNREKGLDFSTALRAFMRQDPDVLLVGETRDLETAKTAIEAALTGHLVLTTLHCNDAPSAIARLDEMGVEPFMVSASLLGIISQRLLRRVCPACREPYEPGQEDLGRFGLMASSEAHVTFYRARKGEGLDGTVCPRCGGSGYKGRVGVYEVLVMNETLASAVSKGAPTETIRRLALEAGMKSLLGYGLDLVREGHTTLEEVERMLLTDTGLESERRARALNTQTCEGCGAGLADEWLDCPYCLTPRTMPE is encoded by the coding sequence ATGACTCTCGCCCCAGCCAGGCCCGTCCCCGACGCCATCGCTCCCGAGCAGCAGCGGCTTGAGGTGGAACTGCTGCTGCAGCGGCGGGTGCTGCAACCGGATGAGCTCATGGGCTGGCCGGAGGCGGCGAGCACCGAGCCGACTCTGCCGCTGCAACGCTGGCGGGAGCTGGGGGGTCTTCCGGTCTTCAGGGAGGGCACCCTGCTCCATCTGGCAATCCCCACCGGATGGGGAGAGGACGAGCAGTCCGCGCTGATGGGTGCCGTGCAGGAGCTGGGTCTGGAGGCCAGGCTCCATCTCGCTCTGTCCGATGACATCGAGGAGGCCTGGGCCTTGGCTGAGGCGCAGGGCGACGCAGCGACACCGACGGAGAAGCACGAGACCGAGGCCGAGGCACCGGTGGATCTGCTGTCCGAAGAGGTCCTGAAAGGATTTGAGATCCAGGGCGCACTCGAGGAGGACAGCGAGACCGGCGACGCGCCGGACCTCGAGGTGAGCCTGCGGGACACGAACAGTTCACCCGTGATCACCCTGGTGGATCGGATCCTGATGCAGGCCCTGAGCATGGGGGCCAGCGACATCCATGTGGAACCGCAGCGCAAGGGGCTCCAGATCCGCTTCAGGCAGGACGGGGTACTCCAGCTCCAGAAGAATCCGCTGCCCCCGCGGCTGATTCCAGCGGTCACGTCCCGGTTCAAGATCATGGCCGACCTGGACATCGCGGAGCGCCGGGTCCCCCAGGACGGGCGGATACGGCGGGTGTTCAAGGGACGACCGATTGACTTCCGTGTCAACACCCTTCCCAGCCGCTTCGGGGAGAAGGTGGTGCTGCGTCTCCTGGACAGCAGTGCCACCCAGCTCGGTCTCGACCGGCTTGTAACAGACCAGAGGGCACTCGGTCTGGTGCGGGACATGGGATCCAAACCGTTCGGCATCATTCTCGTGACGGGCCCAACCGGCTCTGGTAAGTCAACAACTCTGTATTCCCTGCTGGCCGAGCGCAACGATCCGGGCATCAACATCTCCACCGTGGAGGATCCGATTGAATACACCCTCCCGGGAATCACTCAGACCCAGGTGAACCGTGAAAAGGGTCTTGACTTCTCTACAGCCCTGCGGGCTTTCATGCGTCAAGATCCCGATGTGCTCCTGGTTGGAGAAACACGCGATCTGGAGACAGCGAAGACGGCCATCGAAGCCGCCCTCACCGGTCACCTGGTGCTGACCACACTCCACTGCAATGACGCGCCCAGCGCGATCGCTCGTCTCGATGAGATGGGCGTTGAGCCCTTCATGGTGAGCGCTTCCCTGCTGGGCATCATTTCCCAGCGTCTTCTCCGTCGTGTGTGTCCCGCCTGCAGAGAGCCCTACGAGCCGGGCCAGGAGGATCTCGGACGTTTCGGGCTGATGGCGTCATCCGAAGCTCATGTGACGTTCTACCGGGCGCGCAAGGGCGAAGGCCTTGACGGAACCGTCTGCCCCCGCTGCGGCGGCAGCGGCTATAAGGGCCGCGTTGGGGTCTACGAGGTCCTGGTGATGAACGAGACCCTCGCCTCGGCCGTGTCGAAGGGAGCTCCGACGGAGACCATCCGGCGACTGGCTCTCGAAGCCGGCATGAAGAGCCTGCTCGGCTATGGCCTTGATCTGGTCCGGGAAGGGCACACCACGCTGGAGGAGGTGGAACGGATGCTGCTCACCGACACCGGTCTGGAATCGGAGCGTCGAGCCCGCGCCCTCAACACCCAGACCTGTGAG